In Panthera uncia isolate 11264 chromosome B4, Puncia_PCG_1.0, whole genome shotgun sequence, one genomic interval encodes:
- the LOC125919733 gene encoding small nuclear ribonucleoprotein G-like has translation MDKKLSLRLNGGRHVQGILRGFSPFMNLGKDGRVEMVTSGRQNDIGMVVIPGNCVILLEALE, from the coding sequence ATGGACAAGAAATTATCATTGAGATTAAATGGTGGCAGGCATGTCCAGGGAATATTGCGGGGGTTCAGTCCCTTCATGAATCTTGGGAAAGATGGACGTGTGGAGATGGTAACTAGTGGGCGACAGAACGACATTGGAATGGTGGTAATTCCAGGAAATTGTGTCATCCTGTTAGAAGCCTTGGAATGA